From a region of the uncultured Desulfovibrio sp. genome:
- a CDS encoding ACT domain-containing protein, producing the protein MLLQVIEGKFSVCKVENLRAVNFHVPWLFVGKTDAEISVVCLTADIPHATLAREDGWRALRVAGQMDFGLTGVMAGLSATLAQAGISIFAVSTFDTDYILMKAEKLVPAIEALEAGGYTVERSAV; encoded by the coding sequence ATGCTCTTGCAAGTAATTGAAGGAAAATTCAGCGTCTGCAAGGTGGAAAACCTGCGCGCCGTCAATTTTCATGTGCCGTGGTTGTTTGTGGGCAAAACTGATGCGGAAATTTCGGTGGTCTGCTTGACTGCGGATATTCCCCACGCCACACTGGCGCGGGAAGACGGCTGGCGCGCACTGCGCGTAGCGGGGCAGATGGATTTTGGCCTTACCGGTGTGATGGCGGGCTTGTCGGCCACACTGGCGCAGGCGGGCATCAGCATTTTTGCCGTGTCGACCTTTGATACGGACTATATATTGATGAAGGCGGAAAAGCTTGTCCCGGCTATTGAAGCGCTGGAGGCGGGCGGCTACACCGTGGAGCGCTCTGCCGTGTAA
- a CDS encoding P-loop NTPase, whose amino-acid sequence MKIAVSGKGGVGKTSITAWLGDYLARRGEKVWLVDADTALSLGQASGLARADLPEALTQRASLIEERIRPAGKGGMMDLDPHVSDLPEALSAPLPAAGDGGKNTGDKRLLVMGPLTSAGGGCACESNALLKALLAHLVLDRREWVLVDMEAGVEHLGRGTVAHVDALLVVSEPSMRSLETAAEVARMAGDLGLHRQVLVLNKATPDQTADLPPVADLPQQRVSMPDLEALRARQLHSGSVLGLGDETEQMLDSFCASLLQKIEGESV is encoded by the coding sequence ATGAAGATTGCCGTTTCTGGCAAGGGCGGCGTGGGCAAAACCTCCATCACCGCCTGGCTTGGCGATTATCTGGCGCGGCGCGGAGAAAAGGTCTGGCTTGTGGATGCCGACACGGCGCTTTCGCTTGGGCAGGCCTCTGGTCTGGCGCGGGCTGATTTGCCGGAGGCCCTCACCCAGCGCGCCTCATTGATTGAAGAACGCATTCGCCCCGCTGGCAAGGGTGGCATGATGGATCTTGATCCGCATGTCAGCGATCTGCCCGAGGCTCTGTCAGCCCCCCTGCCTGCTGCAGGAGATGGGGGGAAAAACACTGGAGACAAACGCCTTCTGGTCATGGGCCCCTTGACCAGCGCCGGGGGCGGCTGCGCTTGTGAAAGCAACGCACTGCTCAAGGCCCTGCTGGCGCATCTGGTGCTCGACAGGCGTGAGTGGGTGCTGGTGGATATGGAGGCCGGGGTGGAGCACCTGGGCCGGGGAACCGTGGCACATGTGGACGCCTTGCTGGTGGTATCCGAGCCGAGCATGCGCTCGTTGGAAACAGCAGCAGAGGTTGCCCGCATGGCTGGCGACCTGGGACTGCACCGTCAGGTGCTGGTGCTGAACAAGGCTACTCCTGATCAGACCGCAGATCTGCCGCCTGTTGCCGATCTGCCGCAACAACGCGTCAGCATGCCTGATCTTGAGGCGCTACGTGCGCGCCAGTTGCACTCTGGCTCTGTTCTGGGGCTGGGCGACGAAACAGAACAGATGCTGGATAGCTTTTGCGCCAGCCTGTTGCAAAAAATCGAAGGCGAATCCGTCTAA
- a CDS encoding twin-arginine translocation pathway signal protein: MNGKILRRLMIFLTLLALMVVALPAPSVADSAASINYDVTAALNQLYASSPAAKKMGSAAKGILVFPNIVKGGLIIGGQFGEGALRVGGKTKGFYRSVAASYGLQAGIQKFGYALFFLSDDDLKYLKSSGGWEIGVGPSVVVVDEGMARSFTTTTARSGVYAFFFNQKGLMAGLGIQGSKITEIHPGK; encoded by the coding sequence ATGAACGGGAAAATTCTTCGGCGTTTGATGATCTTCTTAACCCTGCTTGCACTCATGGTCGTTGCACTTCCAGCGCCCTCCGTGGCCGACAGCGCGGCATCAATCAATTATGATGTTACTGCTGCGTTAAACCAGTTATACGCTTCAAGCCCGGCGGCAAAAAAAATGGGAAGCGCGGCCAAGGGAATCCTTGTCTTTCCCAACATAGTCAAGGGCGGCCTTATCATTGGCGGTCAATTCGGCGAAGGCGCCCTGCGGGTTGGAGGCAAAACCAAGGGCTTCTATCGTAGCGTTGCAGCATCCTACGGGCTGCAGGCCGGTATACAGAAGTTTGGCTATGCTCTGTTTTTTCTTTCGGATGATGACCTGAAGTATCTGAAAAGCAGTGGAGGATGGGAGATAGGTGTCGGCCCCAGCGTGGTGGTTGTGGATGAGGGTATGGCCAGATCGTTTACCACTACCACGGCTCGCTCTGGAGTGTACGCATTTTTCTTCAACCAGAAGGGGCTGATGGCTGGCTTGGGTATTCAGGGTAGCAAAATAACTGAAATACATCCGGGCAAGTAG
- a CDS encoding MarR family winged helix-turn-helix transcriptional regulator, with product MKTDHIVALIGRVREQANNLIVAELEKRGHGGMAPSHGAILQALFTRGPMHMSALAEAIGKQKNTVTTLVGKLEQTGYVTKSPSQEDSRVMLVSLSGKALAAKTDFDAISQTLLDAVWGDMPQADRETLVAGLERVLRNISLKTIF from the coding sequence ATGAAGACCGATCATATTGTTGCCCTCATAGGCCGGGTGCGCGAGCAAGCCAACAACCTTATAGTTGCCGAACTTGAAAAGCGCGGGCACGGCGGCATGGCCCCCTCTCACGGCGCCATTTTGCAGGCCCTTTTTACACGCGGCCCCATGCATATGAGCGCGCTTGCCGAGGCAATAGGCAAACAAAAAAACACTGTGACTACACTGGTCGGCAAACTGGAGCAGACGGGCTACGTAACCAAATCTCCCTCGCAGGAAGATTCGCGGGTTATGCTGGTTTCCCTTTCCGGCAAAGCGCTTGCTGCAAAGACTGATTTTGACGCCATTTCCCAGACTCTGCTTGATGCCGTGTGGGGCGACATGCCCCAAGCCGACAGGGAAACCCTTGTTGCCGGGCTGGAAAGAGTGCTGCGCAACATCAGCCTGAAAACCATATTCTGA
- a CDS encoding pyridoxamine 5'-phosphate oxidase family protein yields MQKVIDFLAANTTVFLATSDSGAARVRPFQFQFAENGRLWFCTARSKETFAQLQSDPRLEFACMSPKMETLRVKGQANLDDDMAIKRRIIENNGLVRSIYGSAEKPHFTVFSVDHGTAFMFDFSGNPPQSFSF; encoded by the coding sequence ATGCAAAAAGTAATCGATTTTCTTGCAGCCAACACCACGGTTTTTCTTGCCACTTCTGACTCCGGCGCGGCCCGCGTGCGGCCCTTTCAGTTTCAGTTTGCGGAAAATGGCCGCCTGTGGTTCTGCACCGCGCGCTCAAAAGAAACCTTTGCTCAGTTGCAGAGCGACCCCCGGCTGGAGTTTGCCTGCATGTCGCCCAAGATGGAAACCCTGCGCGTAAAAGGGCAGGCCAATCTGGACGATGACATGGCAATCAAGCGGCGCATCATTGAAAACAACGGCCTTGTGCGTTCCATCTACGGCTCCGCCGAAAAACCCCATTTTACGGTTTTCAGCGTTGATCACGGCACGGCCTTCATGTTTGATTTCAGCGGCAACCCGCCTCAGTCTTTCAGCTTCTAG
- a CDS encoding Crp/Fnr family transcriptional regulator, whose translation MKFTSVNLLDELAKPEFSSLLSAFNERRFSRNSMIFTPSYDEELESSLTAVSPAGERLIAGNYVFIVSKGLVRVYLAYGEKEFTIAFLKPGDVYVSHSSAQVQAVEDTTILLVDTPTFNQRMMSVPQFTVTVVRVLGGILKNTFSIVDGLALRDVSARLARHLVSAAQESAPGPDGRRRARLQLSGEMLAQTLGASRQTISTLLTDLTRSGILFKEQRGVYCILDEGRLRELLD comes from the coding sequence ATGAAGTTTACCTCAGTCAATTTGCTGGACGAGCTTGCAAAGCCAGAGTTCTCTTCGCTGCTTTCTGCTTTTAATGAGCGCCGCTTCTCCAGAAACAGCATGATTTTTACGCCCAGCTATGATGAAGAGCTGGAAAGCTCTCTTACAGCGGTTTCTCCAGCAGGGGAGCGGCTGATAGCCGGTAACTACGTGTTCATTGTGAGCAAGGGGCTTGTGCGTGTATATCTGGCCTATGGCGAAAAAGAATTTACCATCGCCTTTCTCAAACCGGGCGATGTGTACGTCAGCCACTCCAGCGCTCAGGTTCAGGCTGTGGAAGATACCACCATTCTACTGGTGGACACTCCCACGTTTAATCAACGCATGATGTCTGTGCCGCAGTTTACAGTAACTGTTGTGCGAGTGCTTGGCGGTATTCTCAAAAATACGTTCAGTATTGTTGATGGCCTTGCGCTACGTGATGTTTCTGCCCGCCTGGCTCGTCATCTTGTTTCTGCCGCGCAAGAAAGCGCCCCCGGCCCGGATGGCCGCCGCCGCGCCCGCTTGCAGCTTTCGGGCGAGATGTTGGCCCAGACCCTCGGGGCGTCCCGCCAGACCATTTCCACTCTGCTGACCGACCTGACCCGCTCGGGTATTTTGTTCAAGGAGCAGCGCGGCGTATATTGTATTCTCGATGAAGGTCGACTTCGCGAACTTCTGGACTAA
- a CDS encoding heavy metal translocating P-type ATPase, with protein MESTKLSPLSMKACCAACAPAAPQPEVDDHDHGCACCQDHSHDNEHGHDHEKREIAIMAISAVLFAIGMVADERLAEVMPNWLVIGIFYALPYVLCGFDVLRIGAQSILKKDFFNEFTLMGGATIAAIALGQLPEAVGVMLFYCVGEFVQERAAGRSRRSVKALLAARPSIAHEMLDNGATRDVEPEALGPGSHILVRPGEKIPLDGTVLEGDSQVDTSPLTGESVPQRIAPGSRVLAGTINLNAALRVEVTTAFADSSIARILEMVENAVARKAPTERFITRMARWYTPAVTGIAFLVAVLPPLFGLGPFSQWIYRALVLLVISCPCALLISIPLGYFGGIGAASRRGILIKGGAVLDNLRDIRVAALDKTGTLTEGVFEVNAVLPAAGVAPNDLLAAAALAESRSNHPIARSVMRAAQQEGIMVDDASLTGMEEIPGMGVAAAAGGHELLAGNAALLTSRGIAPMDVSMPGSVVQVAKGGKLLGALVVADRIKPQSPEAIQELRRLGIQTIAMLTGDREEQARPVAQRLKLDTLRADLLPEDKAGALEALGPVKNTIFVGDGINDAPVLATAGVGVAMGGLGAEAAIETADVVILDDNPARLPELLRIARRTRTIVWQNIVMALGIKALFMALGIVGLSGLWEAVFADVGVALMAVLNAARAGKIDV; from the coding sequence ATGGAATCCACCAAGCTTAGCCCTTTGTCCATGAAGGCATGCTGCGCCGCATGCGCCCCGGCCGCCCCACAGCCGGAGGTAGACGACCACGATCACGGCTGCGCCTGCTGCCAGGATCACAGTCACGACAATGAACACGGACATGACCATGAAAAACGCGAAATCGCCATCATGGCCATATCGGCAGTGCTTTTCGCCATTGGTATGGTCGCGGATGAACGTCTTGCCGAGGTCATGCCCAACTGGCTGGTCATTGGCATCTTCTACGCACTGCCGTATGTATTGTGCGGCTTCGACGTGCTGCGCATCGGGGCGCAAAGCATCCTGAAGAAGGACTTTTTCAACGAATTTACGCTGATGGGCGGTGCAACCATCGCGGCCATAGCCCTTGGGCAATTACCCGAAGCGGTTGGCGTCATGCTCTTTTATTGCGTGGGTGAATTTGTACAGGAGCGCGCCGCCGGGCGTTCGCGTCGGTCGGTCAAGGCTCTGCTGGCCGCACGGCCAAGCATTGCCCACGAGATGCTGGACAACGGCGCCACACGTGATGTGGAACCCGAAGCCCTTGGCCCCGGCAGTCACATCCTTGTACGCCCCGGCGAAAAGATCCCGCTGGACGGTACCGTGCTTGAAGGCGATTCGCAGGTGGACACCTCGCCGCTTACGGGCGAATCCGTACCCCAGCGCATTGCCCCCGGCAGCAGGGTGCTCGCGGGCACCATCAATCTGAATGCGGCCCTTCGGGTCGAAGTGACAACGGCCTTTGCCGACTCCTCCATTGCCCGCATTCTGGAAATGGTCGAAAACGCCGTGGCCCGCAAGGCCCCTACGGAACGCTTCATCACCCGCATGGCCCGCTGGTACACCCCCGCAGTGACGGGCATTGCCTTTCTGGTGGCGGTGCTGCCCCCCCTGTTCGGACTTGGCCCCTTCTCTCAATGGATTTACCGCGCCCTTGTGCTGCTGGTCATTTCCTGCCCCTGCGCCCTGCTTATTTCCATTCCGCTGGGCTACTTTGGCGGCATTGGCGCGGCTTCGCGCCGGGGCATCCTTATCAAGGGCGGCGCGGTGCTCGACAACCTGCGCGACATCCGCGTGGCTGCGCTGGACAAGACCGGCACCCTCACCGAAGGCGTGTTTGAAGTAAACGCCGTGCTGCCCGCCGCAGGTGTTGCCCCCAATGATCTGCTGGCCGCCGCCGCGCTGGCGGAGAGCCGCTCCAACCACCCCATTGCCCGCTCTGTCATGCGCGCTGCGCAGCAGGAAGGCATTATGGTCGATGATGCATCACTCACAGGCATGGAAGAAATCCCCGGCATGGGCGTGGCTGCCGCTGCTGGTGGCCATGAACTTCTGGCAGGCAATGCCGCCCTGCTCACAAGCCGTGGCATTGCGCCTATGGATGTCAGCATGCCCGGCAGCGTGGTGCAGGTCGCCAAGGGCGGCAAACTGCTGGGCGCGCTGGTGGTGGCAGACCGTATCAAGCCGCAGTCGCCCGAAGCCATTCAGGAACTGCGCCGCCTCGGCATCCAGACTATCGCCATGCTTACGGGCGACAGGGAAGAACAGGCCCGCCCCGTGGCCCAGCGTCTGAAGCTGGACACCCTGCGCGCAGACCTGCTGCCCGAAGACAAGGCCGGAGCGCTTGAAGCACTTGGCCCGGTGAAGAACACCATCTTTGTGGGCGACGGCATCAACGATGCTCCGGTGCTGGCAACGGCAGGCGTGGGCGTGGCCATGGGTGGTCTGGGCGCAGAAGCCGCCATTGAAACCGCAGACGTGGTCATTCTGGACGACAACCCCGCCCGTCTGCCAGAGCTGCTGCGCATAGCGCGCCGCACACGCACCATTGTGTGGCAGAATATTGTTATGGCGCTGGGCATCAAGGCCTTGTTCATGGCGCTGGGCATCGTGGGCCTCTCCGGCCTTTGGGAAGCTGTGTTTGCCGATGTGGGCGTGGCCCTCATGGCTGTGCTCAACGCGGCCCGCGCTGGCAAGATAGACGTCTAG
- the cooS gene encoding anaerobic carbon-monoxide dehydrogenase catalytic subunit, with amino-acid sequence MESKKRDINDMSIWDDAKRMLAKARADGVETAWDRLDQQTPHCRFCELGTTCRNCVMGPCRISAKAEPGGKLSRGVCGADADVIVARNFGRFIAGGSAGHSDHGRDVIEALEAVVEGRAPGYQIRDEAKLRRIAAELGVATEGREALDVAADVVDACYSDFGSRRKAVNFVSRVPAKRRELWEKLDITPRGVDREIAEMMHRTHMGCDNDAPNTMLHAARCALADGWAGSMIATELCDVLFGTPKPKMSTANLGVIKKDTVNILVHGHNPVVSEMILDAARDPEMIELAKKNGATGITVAGLCCTGNELLMRQGIPMAGNHLMTELAIVTGAVEVVVVDYQCIMPSLVQVAGCYHTRFIDTAAKARFTGAIHFNFHPENAREEARKIVRMAVDAFLERDPKRVEIPGEPVSIMTGFSNEAILEALGGSLDPLLDAVKAGTVRGFVGVVGCNNPKIKHDSANVGLMKALIKKDIMVLATGCVTTAAGKAGLLVPEGASMAGPGLQSLCSALGIPPVLHLGSCVDNARILQLCALIANALGVDISDLPVGASSPEWYSEKAAAIGLYAVASGIYTHLGLPPNILGSEKVTDIALNGLEQIVGASFVVNDDPEKAADLLDARIRQKRQGLGLQP; translated from the coding sequence ATGGAAAGCAAGAAGCGCGACATCAATGACATGTCTATATGGGATGATGCCAAACGCATGCTGGCAAAGGCCAGAGCAGATGGTGTGGAAACTGCATGGGACAGGCTGGATCAGCAAACGCCGCATTGCCGTTTTTGCGAGCTTGGCACCACCTGTCGCAACTGCGTCATGGGGCCGTGCCGCATCAGCGCCAAGGCCGAACCCGGCGGAAAACTTTCTCGCGGCGTGTGTGGCGCAGACGCCGATGTGATTGTGGCCCGCAACTTTGGGCGCTTTATCGCAGGCGGTTCAGCCGGGCATTCGGATCACGGACGTGATGTGATCGAAGCCTTGGAGGCAGTGGTGGAAGGCCGCGCCCCTGGCTATCAGATTCGGGATGAGGCCAAACTGCGGCGCATTGCCGCCGAGCTGGGCGTTGCGACAGAAGGCCGCGAGGCGCTTGATGTGGCCGCCGATGTGGTGGATGCCTGCTACAGCGATTTTGGCAGCAGGCGCAAGGCGGTCAATTTTGTCTCCCGTGTTCCGGCCAAGCGCCGTGAGCTGTGGGAAAAGCTCGACATCACTCCGCGCGGCGTTGACCGTGAAATTGCCGAAATGATGCACCGCACCCACATGGGCTGCGATAACGATGCGCCCAATACCATGCTGCATGCGGCGCGTTGCGCCCTGGCCGATGGCTGGGCTGGCTCCATGATCGCCACGGAGCTGTGCGATGTGCTTTTCGGTACACCCAAACCCAAGATGTCCACCGCCAACCTTGGCGTAATCAAAAAGGACACAGTCAATATCCTGGTGCACGGTCACAATCCGGTGGTGTCCGAGATGATTCTTGACGCTGCTCGCGACCCAGAAATGATCGAGCTTGCCAAAAAGAACGGAGCTACCGGCATCACTGTGGCAGGTTTGTGCTGCACCGGTAACGAACTGCTCATGCGACAGGGCATCCCCATGGCGGGCAACCACCTGATGACGGAGCTGGCAATCGTGACCGGCGCTGTGGAAGTTGTGGTGGTGGACTACCAGTGCATCATGCCGAGCCTGGTGCAGGTGGCTGGCTGCTACCACACCCGCTTTATCGACACTGCCGCCAAGGCGCGCTTTACCGGGGCCATTCATTTTAATTTCCATCCCGAAAATGCGCGGGAAGAAGCCCGCAAGATCGTACGCATGGCGGTGGATGCATTCTTGGAGCGTGACCCCAAGCGTGTGGAAATCCCTGGCGAACCTGTCAGCATCATGACCGGTTTTTCCAACGAGGCCATTCTTGAGGCTCTGGGCGGCTCGCTTGATCCCTTGCTGGATGCCGTCAAGGCTGGCACTGTGCGCGGGTTTGTGGGCGTGGTTGGATGCAACAACCCCAAGATCAAGCACGACTCGGCCAACGTGGGCCTCATGAAGGCGCTTATCAAAAAAGATATTATGGTTCTGGCCACAGGCTGCGTCACCACTGCGGCGGGCAAGGCCGGGCTGCTGGTGCCCGAGGGCGCTTCCATGGCCGGGCCGGGGCTGCAAAGCCTGTGCAGCGCGCTGGGTATTCCGCCGGTACTGCACCTCGGCAGCTGCGTGGATAACGCCCGTATTTTGCAGTTGTGCGCGCTGATCGCCAATGCTCTGGGCGTGGATATCTCCGATCTGCCCGTGGGCGCGTCCTCGCCGGAATGGTATTCTGAAAAAGCGGCGGCCATCGGCCTGTATGCCGTTGCCAGCGGCATTTACACGCATCTTGGTCTGCCGCCCAACATTCTTGGCTCGGAAAAGGTGACAGATATAGCCCTGAACGGTCTGGAACAGATTGTGGGCGCATCCTTTGTGGTAAATGACGACCCCGAAAAGGCGGCTGACCTGCTGGATGCGCGCATCCGGCAGAAGCGGCAGGGCCTTGGCCTGCAGCCTTAG
- a CDS encoding EAL domain-containing protein — protein sequence MNSKQLAQSLLSLLDNLSGRPFFLAIRRGLFIVLPLIMIGSFTLLLRNLPFEAAQNAVDALLGPVGMRACDTLVAGTFGISALALACALGGASAMRANLTNPSAPAVSPMLSSLVVLSCFFVIVAPEETSSWTISFSMDRGLLLAMCVAMAGSAVFVRLARYRIFHLSEEMAGHDPVVRDVVTVMPAAMATILLFGFIRFLLTLWGATDLHAATSKLLTLPFQHSGNGLGFGLLYSFTSQVLWFFGAHGPNVLNSVDVNILTPAGLVNAKAIMYGNQPPFVFTKIFFDTFTRMGGSGSTLALCFAVLVRCRDWGMKKLCLFALVPALCNVNEPLIFGIPLMLNPAFAIPFLLVPTVQTVVAYIATIIGFVPHTTVGVAWTIPPLISGYVATGSINGSILQMINLGLGFFIYLPFVALSDAVREKHGKQVMHSLLQIANRCDFGSPDNRKCLNIPGEVGRLAHTLATDLERSLNANDGQLYLVFQPQCDHTAKRVAGVEALLRWNHPIYGPVAPPIIVALAEDTNLIDRLGKFVLLEACKLRAAWQPKVPHDLVIAVNITPSQLRNANFAQMVLGTLHGLGLTPTQLELEITESSILEPDARTLDLLTRLRVLGVRLAIDDFGMGHTSLRYIRAFPVTTVKVDRSLTESLNSNVQEQIVRSILDLSRSLRITTVVEGVEDEQQLRVFTGIGYHTFQGYYFSRPLSGADCLDFVLRYNGQNDQEA from the coding sequence ATGAACAGCAAACAGTTAGCCCAATCCCTCTTGTCCCTGCTTGATAATTTGAGCGGGAGGCCATTTTTTCTTGCCATACGGCGAGGGCTGTTCATTGTTTTGCCGCTCATAATGATCGGCTCATTCACCCTGCTGCTGCGCAATTTGCCCTTTGAAGCCGCGCAAAATGCCGTTGACGCCCTGCTTGGCCCCGTGGGAATGCGCGCGTGCGACACCCTTGTGGCAGGCACATTCGGCATATCCGCCCTGGCCCTGGCCTGCGCACTGGGCGGAGCCAGCGCCATGCGGGCCAATCTGACCAATCCCTCTGCGCCAGCAGTCAGCCCCATGCTGAGTTCGCTGGTGGTTCTCTCCTGCTTTTTTGTCATTGTTGCGCCGGAAGAAACAAGTTCCTGGACCATCAGCTTTTCCATGGACAGAGGCCTTCTGCTTGCCATGTGCGTGGCCATGGCGGGCAGCGCCGTATTTGTGCGCCTGGCGCGGTACCGGATTTTTCATCTGTCGGAAGAAATGGCCGGGCATGATCCGGTTGTGCGCGACGTAGTCACGGTTATGCCAGCGGCCATGGCGACAATCTTGCTTTTCGGATTTATCCGCTTTCTGCTGACGCTATGGGGAGCAACAGACCTGCATGCCGCAACAAGCAAGCTGCTTACCCTGCCCTTTCAGCATAGCGGCAATGGCCTCGGCTTTGGCCTGCTCTACAGCTTCACCTCGCAAGTGCTCTGGTTTTTCGGCGCTCATGGCCCCAACGTGCTCAATTCTGTGGATGTGAACATCCTCACCCCTGCGGGCCTTGTTAATGCCAAAGCCATAATGTATGGCAACCAGCCGCCATTTGTGTTCACAAAAATATTTTTCGATACATTTACGCGCATGGGCGGCTCTGGCTCCACCCTGGCCCTCTGCTTTGCCGTTCTGGTACGCTGCCGCGACTGGGGCATGAAAAAACTCTGCCTGTTTGCGCTGGTTCCGGCCCTGTGCAACGTTAATGAGCCTCTTATTTTCGGCATTCCTCTGATGCTCAACCCCGCCTTTGCCATTCCTTTTCTTCTGGTGCCGACGGTACAAACCGTAGTGGCCTACATTGCAACAATTATTGGCTTTGTGCCGCATACCACGGTGGGAGTTGCCTGGACCATCCCCCCGCTGATCAGCGGCTATGTCGCGACTGGCAGCATCAACGGCTCAATTTTGCAGATGATAAACCTTGGGCTGGGCTTTTTCATATATCTGCCCTTTGTGGCTCTCTCTGACGCAGTGCGCGAAAAGCACGGCAAACAGGTTATGCACAGCCTGCTGCAAATTGCCAACCGCTGTGATTTTGGTTCTCCCGACAATCGCAAGTGCCTGAACATTCCCGGCGAAGTGGGCCGCCTTGCCCACACGCTTGCCACAGACCTTGAGCGGTCGCTAAACGCCAATGACGGTCAGCTTTATCTTGTATTTCAGCCCCAGTGCGACCACACGGCAAAACGCGTGGCAGGCGTGGAAGCCCTGCTGCGGTGGAATCACCCCATATATGGTCCTGTGGCCCCACCAATTATTGTTGCGCTCGCCGAGGACACAAACCTCATTGACCGGCTGGGCAAATTTGTTCTGCTTGAGGCCTGCAAACTGCGCGCTGCATGGCAGCCCAAGGTTCCGCATGACCTTGTGATCGCCGTCAATATCACTCCCAGCCAGTTGCGCAATGCCAACTTTGCCCAGATGGTACTTGGTACGCTGCACGGTCTGGGCCTTACCCCCACCCAGCTTGAACTGGAGATCACGGAATCTTCCATTCTGGAGCCGGACGCCCGAACTCTCGACCTGCTTACCCGCCTTCGTGTGCTTGGAGTACGCCTTGCCATTGATGATTTCGGCATGGGGCACACATCGTTGCGCTACATCCGCGCCTTCCCCGTGACAACGGTCAAGGTTGACCGATCCCTCACAGAAAGCCTCAACAGCAACGTGCAGGAACAGATCGTGCGCAGCATTCTGGATTTGAGCCGCAGCCTGCGCATAACCACCGTGGTGGAGGGAGTGGAGGACGAGCAGCAGTTGCGCGTTTTTACGGGCATAGGCTACCATACGTTTCAGGGCTATTATTTCAGCCGCCCGCTTTCTGGTGCGGACTGCCTGGACTTTGTGCTGCGCTACAACGGGCAGAATGATCAGGAAGCCTAA
- a CDS encoding DUF599 domain-containing protein, translating to MYTFDLLCFCISVALYAAYNLYIRFRESSNPGYTIHGISRTARVQWVASILEKKNGILAVQTLRNATMASTFMASTSVLLAVGVLSLTGNGENVRHTWHALNFFGSVEPGMFAFKILALLLNFFLAFFCFASSLRLYTHVAFMLGAEAGQKNSDQLGSMAEKYLNMGANHFYLGMRAFYFTVPLVFWIFGAQFMIFGTVFLISIIFVLDKTP from the coding sequence ATGTATACTTTTGACCTGCTGTGCTTCTGTATTTCTGTGGCTCTGTACGCCGCATACAATCTCTATATCCGTTTCAGGGAATCATCCAATCCCGGCTACACAATCCACGGCATATCGCGGACGGCAAGGGTTCAGTGGGTGGCGTCCATTCTTGAAAAAAAGAATGGCATTCTTGCCGTGCAAACTCTGCGCAACGCCACCATGGCCTCAACCTTCATGGCCTCAACAAGCGTTTTGCTGGCTGTGGGCGTGCTCTCCCTTACAGGCAATGGGGAAAATGTCAGGCATACATGGCACGCGCTGAACTTTTTTGGTTCTGTGGAGCCGGGCATGTTTGCCTTCAAGATTCTTGCCCTTTTGCTGAATTTTTTTCTGGCTTTTTTTTGCTTTGCCTCCTCTCTCAGGCTCTACACGCATGTGGCCTTTATGCTGGGCGCGGAAGCCGGGCAGAAAAATTCTGACCAGCTTGGCAGCATGGCAGAAAAATACCTGAATATGGGTGCAAACCATTTTTATTTGGGAATGCGCGCCTTCTATTTCACCGTGCCGCTGGTTTTCTGGATTTTTGGCGCGCAGTTCATGATTTTTGGCACTGTCTTTTTGATCAGCATTATTTTTGTTCTTGATAAAACGCCATAA
- a CDS encoding metalloregulator ArsR/SmtB family transcription factor: MLSYISAIRGLGDENRLRILMALRMRPLCVCEITTLLGLAASTTSKHLFILRQARLIESIKNGRWVYYRLPQDPTDCVRDALELTIRELANCPQIAQDEAALPGISHNTSIHEFFKQKHIPVPADQADDTEDDAARTAGTPA; encoded by the coding sequence ATGCTCAGCTACATTTCCGCTATCCGCGGCCTTGGCGACGAAAACCGCCTACGCATCCTCATGGCCCTGCGCATGCGCCCTTTGTGCGTTTGCGAGATAACAACGCTCCTTGGGCTCGCGGCGTCTACCACCTCCAAACATCTGTTTATCCTGCGTCAGGCGCGCTTGATCGAGAGCATCAAGAATGGCCGATGGGTTTACTACCGCTTGCCGCAAGATCCCACAGACTGTGTGCGTGATGCGCTTGAACTGACTATTCGCGAGCTTGCAAACTGCCCCCAGATCGCACAGGACGAAGCCGCCTTGCCGGGCATTTCGCACAACACCAGCATCCATGAATTCTTCAAGCAGAAGCATATTCCCGTGCCTGCCGATCAGGCCGACGACACTGAAGACGATGCCGCGCGAACCGCAGGCACCCCCGCATAA